In one window of Kiloniellales bacterium DNA:
- a CDS encoding sulfurtransferase, with translation MNAKILAPALAGLLLVATAARPAWTEDYPNPQLLVETHELAAWLDDPTGPVDPDLRILDVRPKAAYDAGHIPQALHLSADAVIDPESHVEGTLLPAEVLAAKLGALGIDRTSKVVLYDDKGGFHAARLFWMLEYFGHRKAAVLNGGFPKWQAEGREVSDRVPVFEARTFGLTITPRRLATAEWLLDHRSDPATVVIDVRPPKLFRAGHIPWARSIPWKQNLAEDGTLKPAAELVAHFAAQGVTREKNVAVHCQNGKAAAHSYFALRLLGFPRVRSYDRSWAEWGAADDLPKAAGPQAALDGPVPRDLKL, from the coding sequence ATGAATGCCAAAATCCTTGCGCCGGCCCTGGCCGGCCTGCTCCTCGTCGCCACGGCGGCACGACCCGCCTGGACGGAGGACTACCCCAACCCGCAGCTCCTGGTGGAGACGCATGAGCTGGCGGCCTGGCTCGACGATCCCACCGGGCCGGTCGACCCGGACTTGCGGATCCTCGACGTGCGACCGAAGGCGGCCTATGACGCCGGGCACATCCCGCAGGCCCTGCACCTCTCCGCCGACGCGGTGATCGATCCCGAGAGCCATGTCGAGGGCACCCTGCTGCCGGCCGAGGTCCTGGCCGCCAAACTCGGAGCGCTGGGCATCGACCGGACCTCGAAGGTCGTGCTCTACGACGACAAGGGCGGGTTCCACGCCGCCCGGCTGTTCTGGATGCTCGAGTACTTCGGGCATCGCAAGGCCGCGGTCCTGAACGGCGGCTTCCCCAAGTGGCAGGCGGAAGGCCGCGAGGTCAGCGACCGGGTCCCCGTCTTCGAGGCCCGGACCTTCGGCCTGACGATCACGCCGCGGCGCCTGGCCACCGCCGAGTGGCTGCTCGATCACCGCAGTGATCCGGCGACCGTGGTCATCGACGTGCGTCCGCCCAAGCTCTTCCGGGCGGGCCACATCCCCTGGGCGCGGAGCATCCCCTGGAAGCAGAACCTCGCCGAGGATGGGACCCTGAAGCCAGCCGCCGAGCTCGTCGCGCACTTCGCGGCGCAGGGCGTGACCCGGGAGAAGAACGTCGCGGTGCACTGTCAGAACGGCAAGGCCGCGGCCCATTCCTACTTCGCCCTGCGGCTGCTCGGCTTCCCGCGGGTGCGCAGCTACGACCGCTCCTGGGCGGAGTGGGGCGCGGCCGACGACCTGCCCAAGGCCGCCGGGCCGCAGGCCGCGCTCGACGGTCCCGTGCCCCGGGACCTGAAGCTCTAG
- a CDS encoding peroxiredoxin → MTLQINDPAPDFTAETTQGAISFHDFIGEGWCVLFSHPKDFTPVCTTELGYMAKLKPEFEKRNCKILGLSVDPVADHERWAQDIEETTGTAPNYPLIGDTELRIAKLYGMLPAETAGGAAGRTAADNATVRSVFVIGPDKQIKLMLTYPMSTGRNFDEILRVLDSLQLTARHKVATPVNWRSGEDVIIVPAVGEEEARQRFPEGWTAPKPYMRIVPQPA, encoded by the coding sequence ATGACTCTTCAGATCAACGACCCGGCCCCGGACTTCACGGCCGAGACGACCCAAGGTGCGATTTCCTTCCACGACTTTATCGGCGAGGGATGGTGCGTCCTCTTCTCGCACCCCAAGGACTTCACGCCGGTCTGCACCACCGAACTGGGCTACATGGCGAAGCTGAAGCCGGAGTTCGAAAAGCGGAACTGCAAGATCCTGGGCCTGAGCGTCGACCCGGTCGCCGACCACGAGCGCTGGGCGCAGGACATCGAGGAGACCACCGGGACCGCGCCCAACTATCCCTTGATCGGCGATACAGAGCTGCGCATCGCGAAGCTCTACGGCATGCTCCCGGCGGAGACCGCCGGCGGCGCGGCCGGACGCACGGCCGCGGACAACGCCACGGTCCGCTCGGTCTTCGTCATCGGGCCGGACAAGCAGATCAAGCTGATGCTGACCTATCCGATGAGCACCGGGCGCAACTTCGACGAGATCCTGCGCGTCCTGGATTCCCTGCAGCTCACCGCCCGCCACAAGGTCGCGACCCCGGTGAACTGGCGTTCCGGCGAGGACGTCATCATCGTGCCCGCGGTCGGCGAGGAGGAGGCCAGGCAGCGCTTCCCGGAGGGCTGGACCGCGCCCAAGCCCTACATGCGGATCGTCCCGCAGCCGGCGTAA
- a CDS encoding MBL fold metallo-hydrolase gives MIFRQLFHQGSCSYSYLIASRQGGEACLVDPVLEQVDRYLTLLEELRLSLVMAIDTHLHADHVTGAGRLSQCTDCMTVMGRETEAELVSLRVADGEVIDLDGITLRALHTPGHTPDSYSFLLGGRVLTGDTLFIRGTGRTDFQGGDPAAQYESIFGRLLRLPDETLVFPGHDYKGDSVSTIGEERAFNPRLQVGCVRDYVDLMNGLNLPRPKLIDVALPANRRLGLPPAAPEPAPVLDLPGAYFV, from the coding sequence ATGATCTTCCGTCAGCTCTTCCACCAGGGCTCCTGCTCCTACAGCTACCTGATCGCCAGCCGGCAGGGCGGCGAGGCCTGCCTGGTCGATCCAGTGCTGGAGCAGGTCGATCGCTATCTCACGCTGCTCGAGGAGCTCAGGCTCTCCCTGGTGATGGCGATCGACACCCACCTGCATGCCGACCACGTGACCGGCGCCGGGCGGCTCTCCCAATGCACCGACTGCATGACCGTCATGGGCCGGGAAACCGAGGCCGAGCTGGTCTCCCTGCGGGTCGCAGACGGGGAGGTGATCGACCTCGACGGCATCACCCTGCGGGCCTTGCACACGCCGGGACATACCCCCGACTCCTACAGCTTCCTTCTGGGCGGCCGGGTGCTGACCGGCGATACGCTCTTCATCCGCGGCACCGGACGGACCGACTTCCAAGGCGGCGATCCCGCCGCCCAGTACGAGTCGATCTTCGGCAGACTGCTTCGCCTGCCGGACGAGACCCTGGTCTTTCCGGGCCACGACTACAAGGGCGACTCGGTCAGCACCATCGGCGAGGAGCGCGCCTTCAACCCGCGGCTCCAGGTCGGCTGCGTCCGGGACTACGTCGACCTGATGAACGGCCTGAACCTACCCAGGCCCAAGCTGATCGACGTCGCGCTGCCGGCCAACCGGCGGCTCGGCCTGCCGCCGGCGGCGCCGGAACCGGCCCCGGTCCTGGACCTGCCCGGCGCCTACTTCGTCTGA
- a CDS encoding methyltransferase domain-containing protein, which produces MLDCLDAAKARAAATYNAAADHFDEPPLAFWDRIGDRTVERLAPALGDRVLDVGCGAGASALPAARAVGPEGRVIGVDLAEALLERARIKAARLGLGNAEFRYGDMTDLGFPDASFDAVVCVFALFFAPDMEAQIARLWRLVRPGGRLAVTTWGTEAFEPGSRTFWDAVRFFRPDLVNDFRPWTRITEPEAVTRLFLEGGAAAPEVTAEAGVQPLSKVEDWWTIALGSGFRATIDLLSAEEARKVREANLARLRLEGVAGIETGAVYAVARKPV; this is translated from the coding sequence ATGCTGGATTGCCTCGACGCAGCCAAGGCAAGGGCGGCCGCGACCTACAACGCCGCCGCCGATCACTTCGACGAACCGCCGCTGGCCTTCTGGGACCGTATCGGCGACCGAACTGTGGAGCGCCTGGCTCCTGCGTTGGGCGACCGCGTGCTGGACGTCGGCTGCGGCGCCGGCGCCTCGGCGCTGCCCGCGGCCCGCGCGGTCGGGCCCGAGGGCCGGGTGATCGGCGTCGACCTGGCCGAGGCCCTGCTGGAGCGGGCGCGGATCAAGGCCGCAAGGCTCGGCCTGGGCAACGCCGAGTTCCGCTACGGCGACATGACCGATCTCGGTTTCCCGGACGCCAGCTTCGACGCCGTGGTCTGCGTCTTCGCCCTCTTCTTCGCCCCCGACATGGAGGCCCAGATCGCCAGGCTCTGGCGACTGGTCCGGCCGGGCGGGCGCCTTGCGGTCACGACCTGGGGCACCGAGGCTTTCGAGCCCGGCAGCCGCACCTTCTGGGACGCGGTCCGCTTTTTCCGGCCGGACCTCGTCAACGACTTCCGGCCCTGGACCCGGATCACCGAGCCGGAGGCGGTGACCCGTCTGTTCCTGGAGGGCGGGGCGGCCGCCCCGGAGGTGACGGCGGAGGCGGGGGTCCAGCCGCTGTCCAAGGTCGAGGACTGGTGGACCATCGCCCTCGGCTCCGGCTTCCGCGCGACCATCGACCTGCTCTCGGCGGAGGAGGCCCGCAAGGTCCGTGAGGCGAACCTGGCGCGGCTGCGCCTCGAAGGCGTCGCCGGGATCGAGACCGGCGCGGTCTATGCGGTCGCGCGCAAGCCGGTCTAG